The following proteins are encoded in a genomic region of Garra rufa chromosome 22, GarRuf1.0, whole genome shotgun sequence:
- the dkk1b gene encoding dickkopf-related protein 1b isoform X2, whose amino-acid sequence MLHIAMFSTAYLILVACIKAASAGSVVLNSNAIKVGSGVASPSHPVSPSPVESPADSGNLNFAIDTPQPLICESDEECGGDEFCFLSRGVCLQCKKRRKRCIRDAMCCPGNHCSNGVCLPNDPDMIHQIGMEEFISQENSTVVVPPKVQTQGSPQNQLLKGLEGENCLRSSDCAEGLCCARHFWSKICKPVLKEGQVCTKHKRKGTHGLEIFQRCDCAESLSCRTQRDGSKSSRSLHTCQRH is encoded by the exons ATGCTGCACATTGCCATGTTCTCTACCGCATACCTTATTCTTGTGGCCTGCATCAAAGCGGCATCCGCCGGTTCTGTGGTGCTCAACTCCAACGCTATTAAGGTCGGTTCAGGTGTGGCGAGTCCTAGTCACCCAGTCAGCCCGAGTCCGGTTGAGTCACCTGCGGACAGCGGCAACCTCAACTTCGCCATCGATACGCCGCAG CCTTTAATCTGCGAGAGTGATGAGGAATGCGGTGGCGACGAGTTCTGCTTCCTGTCTCGCGGTGTCTGTCTCCAGTGCAAGAAGCGCAGGAAGCGCTGCATCCGGGATGCGATGTGCTGCCCTGGCAACCACTGCAGCAACG GAGTTTGTCTTCCAAATGATCCCGACATGATCCACCAGATTGGAATGGAAGAGTTCATCTCCCAAGAAAACTCAACTGTTGTGGTGCCACCAAAAGTTCAGACTCAAGGTTCACCACAAAACCAATTGCTAAAAG gtctaGAGGGAGAGAACTGCCTGAGATCATCAGATTGTGCTGAGGGACTCTGCTGCGCCCGTCACTTTTGGTCTAAAATCTGCAAGCCCGTCCTAAAAGAAGGCCAGGTCTGCACCAAGCACAAGAGGAAAGGCACCCATGGCTTGGAGATATTCCAGCGTTGCGATTGTGCAGAAAGTCTGTCCTGCAGAACGCAAAGAGACGGCAGCAAGTCATCACGGAGTCTGCACACTTGCCAGAGACACTGA
- the dkk1b gene encoding dickkopf-related protein 1b isoform X1, producing the protein MLHIAMFSTAYLILVACIKAASAGSVVLNSNAIKVGSGVASPSHPVSPSPVESPADSGNLNFAIDTPQQPLICESDEECGGDEFCFLSRGVCLQCKKRRKRCIRDAMCCPGNHCSNGVCLPNDPDMIHQIGMEEFISQENSTVVVPPKVQTQGSPQNQLLKGLEGENCLRSSDCAEGLCCARHFWSKICKPVLKEGQVCTKHKRKGTHGLEIFQRCDCAESLSCRTQRDGSKSSRSLHTCQRH; encoded by the exons ATGCTGCACATTGCCATGTTCTCTACCGCATACCTTATTCTTGTGGCCTGCATCAAAGCGGCATCCGCCGGTTCTGTGGTGCTCAACTCCAACGCTATTAAGGTCGGTTCAGGTGTGGCGAGTCCTAGTCACCCAGTCAGCCCGAGTCCGGTTGAGTCACCTGCGGACAGCGGCAACCTCAACTTCGCCATCGATACGCCGCAG CAGCCTTTAATCTGCGAGAGTGATGAGGAATGCGGTGGCGACGAGTTCTGCTTCCTGTCTCGCGGTGTCTGTCTCCAGTGCAAGAAGCGCAGGAAGCGCTGCATCCGGGATGCGATGTGCTGCCCTGGCAACCACTGCAGCAACG GAGTTTGTCTTCCAAATGATCCCGACATGATCCACCAGATTGGAATGGAAGAGTTCATCTCCCAAGAAAACTCAACTGTTGTGGTGCCACCAAAAGTTCAGACTCAAGGTTCACCACAAAACCAATTGCTAAAAG gtctaGAGGGAGAGAACTGCCTGAGATCATCAGATTGTGCTGAGGGACTCTGCTGCGCCCGTCACTTTTGGTCTAAAATCTGCAAGCCCGTCCTAAAAGAAGGCCAGGTCTGCACCAAGCACAAGAGGAAAGGCACCCATGGCTTGGAGATATTCCAGCGTTGCGATTGTGCAGAAAGTCTGTCCTGCAGAACGCAAAGAGACGGCAGCAAGTCATCACGGAGTCTGCACACTTGCCAGAGACACTGA